The genomic stretch TTCGGCACCGTGGCCTTCGGCACTGAAGGCGGCTTGTTCGACGCGGTGGGGATTCCCACGGTGGTGTGCGGGCCCGGCAGCATGGACCAGGGTCACAAGCCGGACGAGTTCGTCAGCCGCGATCAGCTCAAGGCCTGCGATGAGATGCTGCAACGGATGCTGGCTTCGATTCACCTTTGAAAAAACGGTCTGGCTGCAGGATTCAAGTCCGCAGCCGAGCCGCAGGTTCACCGACAGACAGCTGCTCCGATGGAGGTCAGCTGCGTTGTCGTTCATGGCGCTGAAACACCCGAAACAGAGCGCTTTCACCTGAACGGAGAACCTCGTTTTTTTAACGCCTGAAGCAACAAAACAACTAATTTATCTCTCTCCGGGCATTGCCCATGATCAACCCCAACAAGAAATGCGCCGTCCGTGCCGGCGCTCACTGAAGTACGTCCACGTACTCGTCCTTGCCTTGGAGTTCGTCATGGCCACCTCTGCAACAACGTCCGCACCGCTCATTGAAAAACACACGATCGGCTATGTGCCGCCCGAAGATCGCCACGGAAAGGTCAGGGATCTGTTCACCCTCTGGTTCGGCGGCAACATCGCGCCGCTACCCATCGTCACCGGCGCCCTCGGCGTGCAGCTGTTTCACCTGAATCTGGTGTGGGGCATCGTCGCCATTCTGGTCGGCCATCTGGTCGGCGGTGTGCTGATGGCGCTGCACTCGGCGCAAGGCCCGCAGATGGGCATTCCGCAGATGATCCAGAGTCGTGCGCAATTCGGTTCCCTCGGCGCGCTGCTGGTGGTGTTGATTGCCGGCGTCATGTACATCGGTTTCTTCGCCTCCAACATCGTGCTCGCCGGCAAGTCCCTGCATGGCGTGGTCGACAGCGTTCCGGTGCCGGTCGGCATCGTGATCGGCGCGCTGGGCTCGGGGATCATCGGGATCATCGGTTACCGCTTCATCCACGTGCTCAACCGCATCGGCACCTGGGTGTTGGGGATCGGCATCGTGGTCGGCTTCGGCTACATCCTGACTCACGTGCAGACGGCTGACTTCCTTACCCGTGGCGGTTTCAACCTTTCGGGCTGGCTCGCCACCGTGTCGCTGGCAGCGTTGTGGCAGATTGCGTTTGCGCCGTACGTGTCGGACTACTCGCGCTATCTGCCGGCGAATGTGCCGGTGGCCGCGACGTTCTGGACCACTTACCTCGGTTCCGCACTGGGCTCCAGCCTGTCGTTCATCTTCGGTGCGGTTGCCGTGCTGGCAACCCCGGTGGGCATGGACACCATGGATGCGGTGAAACTCGCCACCGGCTCGATCGGCCCGCTGATGCTGGTGCTGTTTCTGCTCAGCGTGATCAGCCATAACGCGCTCAACCTGTACGGCGCGGTGCTGTCGCTGATCACGTTGGTACAGACTTTCGCCTATCGCTGGATTCCGACCGCCAAGAGCCGCGCGGTGATTTCGCTGATCGTGCTGCTCGCCTGCTGCTTCGCCGCCGTCGGCGCGTCGTCAGACTTCATCGGCCACTTCGTCGACATGGTGCTGGTGCTGCTGGTCGTGCTGGTGCCGTGGACAGCGATCAACCTGATCGACTTCTACGCCATCCACAAAGGCCAGTACGACATCGCCTCGATCTTCCAGGTCGACGGCGGCATCTACGGCCGCTACAACCCGCAGGCCTTGCTGGCGTATGCGATCGGCATCGCGGTGCAGATTCCGTTCATGAACACGCCGCTGTACGTCGGGCCGGTGTCGGCGCACATCAACGGCGCGGACCTTTCCTGGCTGGTGGGGTTGCTGGTGACGTCGCCGCTGTATTTCTGGCTGGCCAGTCGTGACAGTGCTTATCGTCGGCGGCTGATGACCGGGAAACTGGCGGGCAGTCTGTAAGCCTTCCTTTCTTCACTGACATACGAAGGCCCTCGAAGCGAGGGCCTTTTGCTTTGGCTGGAACCGCCTATTTCGCCTTGAACGCCTCGCGCCGCGCTTGCCGCTCGGCGACATAAGCCTCTTGCGGCTGGCTGATCAGATCCTCGCGTCGCAACAGTTCGCCGCAGTGATCGCACAGCGGTCCGAGGCCGGCACTGTGATTGCAGTGCTTGTGGATCATGTTCACGGCCAGCCCCTCCTCCGGCGACTTGCACCAGGTCTCTCCCCAGGCGCGCAACGCAATCACCACCGGGTAGAACCCCTCGCCCTTGGCGGTGAGGTGGTACTCGTAACGTTTCGGCCGCTCGTTATACAAGCGACGCTCGACCAGTCCGTCTGCCTCCAGGCTTTTCAGACGAGCGGCGACCATCTGCGGCGTACCGCCGGTCTGGGCCTGAATCTCGTCGTAGCGATGGCTGCCCATGAACAACTCGCGCAAAACCAGCACCGTCCAGCGGTCGCCGACGATCGCCTCGGCCCGGGAAATCGGGCACAGCGTATCGGGAAGACTATCGTTTACAGCCATCAGGGCTTGCCTCTTTCACAGTTACTATGATTATCATATCAACACGATGCAGGAACAAGCCCTGAGCATCGATCACTCTCATTGCCGGAGTACATCGTCATGTCGAAACCTCTCTATCCGCTCGACAGAACCGCCTACCTGCTGGTCGATCCGTACAACGATTTTTTATCGGATGGCGGCAAGATCTTTCCGCTGATCAAACCGATCGCCGACCAGAACGGTCTGCTCGACAACCTGCGCAAACTCGACCGCGCCGTGCGTGGCCTGCAAATTCCGGTGGTCATCGTACCGCATCACCGCTGGGTCAAAGGCGACTACGAGAACTGGGATCACCCAAGCCCTACCCAACAAAAGATCATGCACATGCACCACTTCGCCCGTGGCGAATGGGGCGGTGAATGGCACCCGGATTTCGCGCCGAAGGACGGCGACATCGTCGCTCAGGAGCATTGGGGCTCCAGCGGTTTTGCCAACACCGACCTCGATTTTCGCCTCAAGCAAAAGAGCATCACCCACGTGATCATCGTCGGCTTGCTGGCCAACACCTGCATCGAAGCCACCGCCCGCTACGCCAGCGAACTGGGTTACCACGTCACGCTGGTGCGCGACGCGACCGCGGCGTTCAAACCAGAGATGATGCATTCCGCCCATGAGCTGAACGGCCCGACCTTCGCCCATGTCGTCACGACCACCGACGAGTTGATCGCCAGCCTCAACACACAGGGTGAGTCGAAATGAGTCTGACTGGCCACCTGCTGATCGGCGCCTCTGACATCCTCGCCACCGAGGGCACGATGAAAGCGCTGAATCCGGCAACCCATCAACTGATCGAACCAGAGTTCGCGTTTGGCGGCGCGGCCCAGGTCGATCAGGCTGCAACCCTTGCCGACGCGGCATTCGACAGCTACAGCCACACCTCGCTGGCCGAACGCTCGGCGTTTCTGGAGAGCATCGCCGATAACCTCGACGCCGTTCGTGAGGAACTGGCCGCCCGTGCCGCACTGGAAACCGGTTTGCCCCAAGCGCAACTGGAAGGCGAAGCCGCCAAGGCCGCTACCCAGTTCCGCCAGTTCGCCGACGTGGTGCGCAAGGGTCGCTTCCTGCAACTGGCCATCGACCCGGCGCAACCTGAGCGTCAGCCCCGGCCACGGATGGATCACCGGCTGCAAAAGATCGCGATAGGCCCGGTGGCGATCTTCGGCGCCAGCAACTTCCCGATCTCCTATTCGGTGGCCGGCGGCGACACCGCTTCGGCGCTTGCGGCCGGTGCGACGGTGATTCTCAAGGCCCACAACGCCCACCCCGGCGCCTCGGAAATCCAGGCCCGCGCCATCCGCAAGGCCGTACAGGCGCATGGCTTGCACGAGGGTGTGTTTTCGATGGTGCGCGGCGGCGGCAATGCCATCGGTGAGGCGCTGGTCGATCACCCGCTGATCAAGGCAGTGACCTTCACCGGATCGGAACTGGGCGGCATGGCGCTCTATCGCCGCGCACAGCTGCGTCCCGACCCGATCCCGGTGTTCACCGAGATGACCAGCGTCAACCCGACCTTCATCCTGCCCGCAGCAATGGCGGCACGCGGCGCGGAAATCGGTGACGGTTTCGCCGAGCGGATGCTGGTCAATGTCGGGCAAGCCTGCCTGTGTCCGTCGATCCTGATCGCGGTCAAGGGCGATGGCCTGCAAGCATTGCGCAGCGCCATGATCAAACGGATCAGTGATGCACCGGCACGCACGATGCTGACCCCGGGGATTCACGGTTCATACGTCAAAGGGCTGGTGGCGATGGAAAGCGTTGGTGCGAATCTGGTGGCAGTCGGCGCACCAGCGGATGGCCAATTTGAAGGCCGCTCGGCGCTGCTGGAAGTTGACGGTCAACGCCTGCTCGGCGAACCGGCGCTGGCCCATGAAGTGTTCGGTCCGGCCGCGTTGCTGGTAACGGTCAACGATGAGGAAGAATTGCTGGCGGTCGCGCGGTCGTTCAAGGGCCAACTGAGCGCGGCCATTCACCTTGAAGACCGCGATCTGGACCTGGCTCGGCGTCTGTTGCCAATCCTTGAACGTCGCACCGGGCGCATCGTGGTCAACGCCTTCGCCCATCCTCAGGAAGTGACTTTCGCCACCGTGCACGGCGGGCCGTTCCCGGCCACTTCGGACAGTCGCTTCACCTCGGTCGGCATGACCTCGATCGAACGCTTTTTGCGGCCGGTGGCGTATCAGGGCTTTCCGGATGCGTTGCTGCCGGAGGTGTTGCGCGACGGAAATCTACTCGACCTACCCCGCAGTATCGATGGCCAATAAAAAATGCCCGGTTCGGCAAATCACCGAACCGGGCATTTTTATCGAGTCGCGCGTTTAATCAGGCCGGCACACCCAGAATGATGTGCGAAGCCTTGATCACCGCCGTCGCGCTCACGCCAGCCGCCAGGCCCAGTTCGTTCACCGCGTCGCGGGTCACGATCGAATAGACCTTCGAACCGCCGGCCAGCTCGATCACTACTTCAGCGTTGACGGCGCCATCGGTCACGCTCAGCACCTTGCCTTGCAGGCAGTTGCGGGCCGACAGGCGAATGCCGTCGGATTCGGTCATCAGCATCACCCAAGGCGCCTTGACCAGCGCAACGGCTTCTTTGCCCACCGCGATGCCCAGGCTCTTGAGGCTGGCCAGGGTCACGACAGCAACGAGCTTCTCGCCGCCCGGCAGGGTCAGGACAACTTCCGCGTTGACCGAGCCTTCCTGAACCTGGCTGACCTGACCTTTAAAAACGTTGCGGGCACTGACTTTCATGATGGACGTCCTTTTTTTGACTTTGGAGTTAGGAAACGGCCTGCATCATCTGAGCAAGCGCTATGTAGTTACAACTACAGCGCTGCACCTGAATGAACATCGACTCCTGACTCTAGCACCGCCAAAGTGAATCAGATCAGCAGGTCTTCATAGAAGGCGCCGTACGGAAGCTCAGGGTGCTCGATCTGGATTTCCAGAATCCACACACCGGCATTCGGAGCCTGATCGAGATCCCCCAGATTACCGCCGCGATAGATCGCGTGAGGAAAATCACTGACCCGGTGGCCCTTGATGTCCAGGTTCAGCTTCCAGCCCATGGCCTCGGCCTGATCGGTGGCGTAGCGATACAGCTCGACACCCGTCACGCCCTGGCGCCAGAAGGCTTCGACCTTGTCGAAAAGTGCTTTGGAGGCCGCCGCGCAAGCGATCATTTGCGGATCGGACCCGGTGACGAACGTCGCCCCGGCATCGCCTTCATGGCCTTCCCAGACCACGCCCATGTCGATGAAGAAAATGTCTTCCTCGCCCAGCACCGGATCGCCTTCGGAGCGCTCCTTGAAGGTCTTCAGCGTGTTGGCACCGAAGCGGATCAGCAGCGGATGCCAGATCCGGTCCATGCCCAGTTCGACAAGGATTTCCTTGCCCCGAGCATGGGCTTGCGATTCGCGCATGCCGGGCTTGATCACCTTGGCGATCTCGTCCACGGCCTTCCAGGTCAACTGCTGGGCGTGGCGCATGGTTTCCAGCACAAAACGTTCACCTACCGCTTCTTTACCGCTCAGGGCTGTGGTCATCGCTGATTCCTTCCGGCTAATCGCGCATCGCTTGCGCTGTATAGTTTTTTATATTGCGAAACAGGACGCCTAAGATACAACCATGACACAAAGTGTCAATTCTCTTCTGCACGCACCACGCCGCGCTCCTCAAGCAATCGCACGAACATGCTCAGACTGCGCGACACCGTGCCCCGGCGCCACACCAGCCATGTCGTCAGATAGCGAAAATCCGCCGCCAGTGGCCACACACTCACCGTCGCGCAACCGGGCATGCTCTGCAACATGCTGCGCGGCATCAGGGCCAGACCGGCGCCCGCACTGACGCAGGCGAGCATGCCGTGATAGGACTCCATCTCGAAGATCTTGCCGGGCACCGCAGCGTCGGTGCTGAACCATTTTTCGAAGTGATGGCGATAGGAACAGTTCGAGCGGAACGCGTAGATATTCTCGCCATTCACGTCCGCAGCGCGCTGGATCGGGCCGTGGTGGAGCGGCGAGATGATGACCATTTCCTCTTCGAACGCCGGGATGCCTTCCAGCGCCGGGTGCAAGACCGGGCCGTCGACAAATGCAGCCGCCAGGCGCCCGGAGAGGACACCGTCGATCATCGTCCCGGACGGCCCGGTCGACAGGTCCAGATCGACCTTGGGGTGTTGCTGGTTATACGTCGCCAGCAAACCGGGAATCCGTACCGCCGCCGTACTTTCCAGCGAGCCCAGCGGAAACGCGCCTTGCGGTTCCTCGCCAGCCACCGTGGCGCGTGCTTCTTGCACCAGGTCGAGAATCCGCCGTGCGTACTCCAGAAAACTCCAACCGGCCGGCGACAGGCGCAAGCGGCTTTTCTCGCGGATGAACAGGTCGACGCCCAGATCCTCCTCCAACTGCTTGATGCGCGTCGTCAGGTTCGACGGCACGCGATGGATCTGCGCCGCCGCCGCGCTGATGCTGCCGTGCTCGGCAACGGCCTTGAAGATTTCCAGTTGCACCAGATCCACAGTCATTCTCCAATCGTGAAAGAAACGCTCTTTATTATTCAGTTTCCAGAAATCAAACGCCACCCTACTCTGAGCGCATCCACTGACCTCGCAGGACGATGCCATGAGCCCGATTTCCAGCCAGACCCACGCCATCTCGATCAACCCCGCCACTGGCGAGCAGATCGGTCACTACGCCTTCGAATCCGCCGAGGCCCTCGATGCCGCGCTGACCCGTGCCGCGTTCGGTTTCGGCAAATGGAAACGCAAGCCGCTGCAAGACCGCTCCCGCGCCCTGACCGCACTGGCCGGCACCCTGCGTGACAGCAGCGAAGCCATGGCGACCATGATTACCCAGGAAATGGGCAAGCCGATCGCCCAGGCCCGTGGCGAAATCGAGAAATGCGCCAAGCTTTGCGAGTGGTACGCCGAACACGGCCCGGCCATGCTCAACGCCGAAGCAACACTGGTCGAAGGCGGCAAGGCGCGCATCGAATACCGTCCGCTCGGCCCGATCCTCGCCGTGATGCCGTGGAACTTCCCGATCTGGCAAGTGCTGCGTGGCGCCGTCCCGGCGCTGATCGCCGGCAACACCTACGTGCTCAAGCATGCGCCGAACGTGATGGGCAGCGCCTATCTGTTGCGCGACGCATTCACTCGCGCCGGTTTTGCCGATGGCGTGTTTGAAGTGATCAACGTCACCCCGGAAGGCGTGTCCACCGCCATCGCCGACCCGCGCATCGCCGCCGTGACTCTGACCGGCAGCGTCCGCGCCGGCATGGCCATCGGCGCACAGGCTGGGGCCGCGTTGAAGAAATGCGTGCTGGAGTTGGGCGGTTCCGATCCATTCATCGTGCTCAACGACGCCGATATCGACGAAGCCGTGCAAGCAGCAGTGATCGGTCGTTACCAGAACTCCGGCCAGGTCTGCGCTGCCGCCAAACGCCTGATCATCGAAGAAGGCGTGGTCGAGGAGTTCACCCGCAAATTCGTCGAGGCCACCCGCCAGTTGAAGATGGGCGATCCGTTGTCCGCCGACAACTACATCGGCCCGATGGCCCGCTTCGATCTGCGTGACGAACTGGATCAGCAAGTGCGCGACACCCTTGAAGAAGGCGCCACCCTGCTGCTCGGCGGCGGCAAGGCCCAAGGGCCGGGCAACTACTACGAGCCGACCGTCCTGGCCGACGTCACCGACCGCATGACCTCGTTCAAACAGGAATTGTTCGGCCCGGTAGCCTCTATCATCACCGCACGCGACTGCGCTCACGCCGTGGCCCTGGCCAACGACAGCGAGTTCGGCCTGACTGCCACGATCTACACCGCCAACGTCGCCCTGGCCCAGCAACTGACCAGCGAGCTGGAAACCGGTGGTGTGTTCATCAACGGCTACTCCGCCAGCGACCCGCGCGTGACCTTCGGCGGCGTGAAGAAAAGCGGTTTTGGCCGCGAGCTGTCGCACTTCGGCGTGCGCGAGTTCTGCAATGCGCAGACCGTGTGGCTGGATCGCCGCTGATCCAATGAACAAAGCCCGGAAACGTTTTGCGCTTCCGGGCTTTTCATTTATGCCGCAGCCTGTTGTGGCTCCGAAACCGTCCGTTCCTTGCTCAACAACCCCAGCACCACAGCTGCCGACGCCAGCGTGATGATCGTCAGGATATGCAGCAGATACTGGAACGCCGAGGCGTAACCTTGCACCAGACGTTCGTTGGCCAACCCTGGAATCGTGTTGATCGCGTGAGCCATGTCGCCTGTGGTCACCCGGTGCGCGGTCTCGGCAATCAGCGCGGCGTCTGCACCACCGGCCACGGCCTGCAGATTGGTATGCAGCAGCGAGGCAAGAATCGCCGCCACGCTGGCCAGTGCAATCCCCTCGCCCGCCACCCGCACCGTGTTGAAAATCCCGGCCGCCATGCCGGCGCGTTCTTTCGGCACTACGCTGACCGACAATCCGTCCATCAAGCCCCACGGCAAACCTGCGCCAATCCCGATCAACACCATCGGTACCACCAGCGCAAATTTTGGCTCGCCGACGTTGTACAGGCTCAGCCAATGCAGACCTACAGCAGCAATCAGGAAACCCACGCCCGACAAAATACCGGCCGAAACAAAACGGGTCATTGAAGCCGCGAGCATCGGCACCACCAGCATCGGCGCCGACAGCGCCAGCAACAGCAGACCGGCATCGATTTCACTCAAGCCTTCGACGCCGATAAACCGCAGCGGCAGCATGACCACCAGCACGATGTAGCAAAAGCAGGTGCCAATCGGCAGCATCTGCACACCGATGAAGCGCGGAAAACGGAACAGGGTCAGATCGAGCATCGGGCGCTTGACGCGCATTTCGATAAGGACGAACAGCGCCAGTAATAACGCCGAAGCGCCCAACAGCCCCACTACCAACGGACTGCCCCAACCGCTTTCGGGGGCCTGGATCACACCGAACGTGAACAGCGCGAGCGTCAAACTGAACGTCACACTGCCCGGCCAGTCGAGACCGGCGGCGTCGGGGTCGCGGGTCTCACGCATGCGCGGCAGACCGAAGACCATCGCGATCACACCGATCAGCGCGGTGAAGACGAAAATCGCGCGCCAGTTGAACGCCTCGATCAATGCCCCGGCCACCAACGGCCCGAACGCCAGACCGATGCCAAATGTGGTACCGAGCATGCTGTAGGCACGGGTGCGCGCGTGGCCTTCGAATTCCTGCGCCAGCGCTGCCGAACCACTGGCCAGCGCCGCCGCCCCGGCCACGCCCTGTATCGCCCGCAACACATCCAGCCAGAACACCGAAGGCGCCAGGCTCTGGGCAATCGACGCAGCGGTAAATAGCAGCATGCCGCCCGTGAACAGGCGCTTGCGCCCATAGACATCGGCCAACGCCCCCGCCGCCATCAGCAGACTGCCGAACGACAACATGAACGCATTGGTGATCCAGGTCAGCGCCACCGGGCTGCCGCCCAGGTCGCGGCCAATGGCCGGCGTCGCCACCGCGCCACCGGTAAAACTTAACGGAAGGACCAGTGCCGACAGGCAAATGGCTGCGAGGATCAG from Pseudomonas allokribbensis encodes the following:
- the ptrR gene encoding putrescine utilization regulator PtrR, with amino-acid sequence MDLVQLEIFKAVAEHGSISAAAAQIHRVPSNLTTRIKQLEEDLGVDLFIREKSRLRLSPAGWSFLEYARRILDLVQEARATVAGEEPQGAFPLGSLESTAAVRIPGLLATYNQQHPKVDLDLSTGPSGTMIDGVLSGRLAAAFVDGPVLHPALEGIPAFEEEMVIISPLHHGPIQRAADVNGENIYAFRSNCSYRHHFEKWFSTDAAVPGKIFEMESYHGMLACVSAGAGLALMPRSMLQSMPGCATVSVWPLAADFRYLTTWLVWRRGTVSRSLSMFVRLLEERGVVRAEEN
- a CDS encoding purine-cytosine permease family protein, producing the protein MATSATTSAPLIEKHTIGYVPPEDRHGKVRDLFTLWFGGNIAPLPIVTGALGVQLFHLNLVWGIVAILVGHLVGGVLMALHSAQGPQMGIPQMIQSRAQFGSLGALLVVLIAGVMYIGFFASNIVLAGKSLHGVVDSVPVPVGIVIGALGSGIIGIIGYRFIHVLNRIGTWVLGIGIVVGFGYILTHVQTADFLTRGGFNLSGWLATVSLAALWQIAFAPYVSDYSRYLPANVPVAATFWTTYLGSALGSSLSFIFGAVAVLATPVGMDTMDAVKLATGSIGPLMLVLFLLSVISHNALNLYGAVLSLITLVQTFAYRWIPTAKSRAVISLIVLLACCFAAVGASSDFIGHFVDMVLVLLVVLVPWTAINLIDFYAIHKGQYDIASIFQVDGGIYGRYNPQALLAYAIGIAVQIPFMNTPLYVGPVSAHINGADLSWLVGLLVTSPLYFWLASRDSAYRRRLMTGKLAGSL
- a CDS encoding aldehyde dehydrogenase family protein, whose protein sequence is MSPISSQTHAISINPATGEQIGHYAFESAEALDAALTRAAFGFGKWKRKPLQDRSRALTALAGTLRDSSEAMATMITQEMGKPIAQARGEIEKCAKLCEWYAEHGPAMLNAEATLVEGGKARIEYRPLGPILAVMPWNFPIWQVLRGAVPALIAGNTYVLKHAPNVMGSAYLLRDAFTRAGFADGVFEVINVTPEGVSTAIADPRIAAVTLTGSVRAGMAIGAQAGAALKKCVLELGGSDPFIVLNDADIDEAVQAAVIGRYQNSGQVCAAAKRLIIEEGVVEEFTRKFVEATRQLKMGDPLSADNYIGPMARFDLRDELDQQVRDTLEEGATLLLGGGKAQGPGNYYEPTVLADVTDRMTSFKQELFGPVASIITARDCAHAVALANDSEFGLTATIYTANVALAQQLTSELETGGVFINGYSASDPRVTFGGVKKSGFGRELSHFGVREFCNAQTVWLDRR
- a CDS encoding isochorismatase family cysteine hydrolase, with translation MSKPLYPLDRTAYLLVDPYNDFLSDGGKIFPLIKPIADQNGLLDNLRKLDRAVRGLQIPVVIVPHHRWVKGDYENWDHPSPTQQKIMHMHHFARGEWGGEWHPDFAPKDGDIVAQEHWGSSGFANTDLDFRLKQKSITHVIIVGLLANTCIEATARYASELGYHVTLVRDATAAFKPEMMHSAHELNGPTFAHVVTTTDELIASLNTQGESK
- a CDS encoding MFS transporter yields the protein MTTVSQPHGARDKLLILAAICLSALVLPLSFTGGAVATPAIGRDLGGSPVALTWITNAFMLSFGSLLMAAGALADVYGRKRLFTGGMLLFTAASIAQSLAPSVFWLDVLRAIQGVAGAAALASGSAALAQEFEGHARTRAYSMLGTTFGIGLAFGPLVAGALIEAFNWRAIFVFTALIGVIAMVFGLPRMRETRDPDAAGLDWPGSVTFSLTLALFTFGVIQAPESGWGSPLVVGLLGASALLLALFVLIEMRVKRPMLDLTLFRFPRFIGVQMLPIGTCFCYIVLVVMLPLRFIGVEGLSEIDAGLLLLALSAPMLVVPMLAASMTRFVSAGILSGVGFLIAAVGLHWLSLYNVGEPKFALVVPMVLIGIGAGLPWGLMDGLSVSVVPKERAGMAAGIFNTVRVAGEGIALASVAAILASLLHTNLQAVAGGADAALIAETAHRVTTGDMAHAINTIPGLANERLVQGYASAFQYLLHILTIITLASAAVVLGLLSKERTVSEPQQAAA
- a CDS encoding TOBE domain-containing protein, with translation MKVSARNVFKGQVSQVQEGSVNAEVVLTLPGGEKLVAVVTLASLKSLGIAVGKEAVALVKAPWVMLMTESDGIRLSARNCLQGKVLSVTDGAVNAEVVIELAGGSKVYSIVTRDAVNELGLAAGVSATAVIKASHIILGVPA
- a CDS encoding M24 family metallopeptidase, producing MTTALSGKEAVGERFVLETMRHAQQLTWKAVDEIAKVIKPGMRESQAHARGKEILVELGMDRIWHPLLIRFGANTLKTFKERSEGDPVLGEEDIFFIDMGVVWEGHEGDAGATFVTGSDPQMIACAAASKALFDKVEAFWRQGVTGVELYRYATDQAEAMGWKLNLDIKGHRVSDFPHAIYRGGNLGDLDQAPNAGVWILEIQIEHPELPYGAFYEDLLI
- a CDS encoding aldehyde dehydrogenase (NADP(+)); translation: MSLTGHLLIGASDILATEGTMKALNPATHQLIEPEFAFGGAAQVDQAATLADAAFDSYSHTSLAERSAFLESIADNLDAVREELAARAALETGLPQAQLEGEAAKAATQFRQFADVVRKGRFLQLAIDPAQPERQPRPRMDHRLQKIAIGPVAIFGASNFPISYSVAGGDTASALAAGATVILKAHNAHPGASEIQARAIRKAVQAHGLHEGVFSMVRGGGNAIGEALVDHPLIKAVTFTGSELGGMALYRRAQLRPDPIPVFTEMTSVNPTFILPAAMAARGAEIGDGFAERMLVNVGQACLCPSILIAVKGDGLQALRSAMIKRISDAPARTMLTPGIHGSYVKGLVAMESVGANLVAVGAPADGQFEGRSALLEVDGQRLLGEPALAHEVFGPAALLVTVNDEEELLAVARSFKGQLSAAIHLEDRDLDLARRLLPILERRTGRIVVNAFAHPQEVTFATVHGGPFPATSDSRFTSVGMTSIERFLRPVAYQGFPDALLPEVLRDGNLLDLPRSIDGQ
- a CDS encoding winged helix-turn-helix transcriptional regulator, producing MAVNDSLPDTLCPISRAEAIVGDRWTVLVLRELFMGSHRYDEIQAQTGGTPQMVAARLKSLEADGLVERRLYNERPKRYEYHLTAKGEGFYPVVIALRAWGETWCKSPEEGLAVNMIHKHCNHSAGLGPLCDHCGELLRREDLISQPQEAYVAERQARREAFKAK